A section of the Drosophila subobscura isolate 14011-0131.10 chromosome A, UCBerk_Dsub_1.0, whole genome shotgun sequence genome encodes:
- the LOC117903482 gene encoding 40S ribosomal protein S14a has translation MAPRKAKVQKEEVQVQLGPQVRDGEIVFGVAHIYASFNDTFVHVTDLSGRETIARVTGGMKVKADRDEASPYAAMLAAQDVAEKCKTLGITALHIKLRATGGNKTKTPGPGAQSALRALARSSMKIGRIEDVTPIPSDSTRRKGGRRGRRL, from the exons ATGGCTCCCAGAAAGGCTAAAGTTCAGAAGGAGGAGGTGCAGGTCCAGCTGGGACCCCAGGTGCGCGATGGCGAGATCGTCTTCGGAGTGGCCCACATCTATGCCAGCTTCAACGACACCTTTGTGCACGTTACCGACTTGTCCGGCCGCGAAACCATTGCCCGCGTCACCGGCGGCATGAAGGTCAAGGCTGATCGCGACGAGGCTTCCCCCTACGCCGCTATGTTGGCCGCTCAG gACGTTGCTGAGAAGTGCAAGACCCTTGGGATCACTGCCTTGCACATCAAACTGCGAGCCACTGGCGGCAACAAGACCAAGACCCCCGGACCCGGTGCCCAGTCCGCTCTGCGCGCTCTGGCCCGTTCGTCGATGAAGATTGGTCGCATTGAGGATGTCACACCAATTCCATCCGATTCCACCCGCAGGAAGGGCGGTCGTCGTGGTCGCCGTCTGTAA
- the LOC117903453 gene encoding uncharacterized protein LOC117903453 isoform X2, with amino-acid sequence MAAAAAVQGHRPTDVVVFVVLLALATLGGVVSEKRTPIMQVDALRTEYISLERDLWDYLKKTANSQNNKETQLRKIFVSHRDFNEKPFMEHTFAVQRYEILKHYEWTILERELEHISQLFEEYKDTLSKQNNNGQGQLDERDILDFAQTVFHESNTARILQEIHRVMVQQTLYYRAMVASTNEICNTQQSAQQFVYSLYADIALTELKAYTMMEFSWMMLRVYGKGNFTQEAELMRTDYERRTERTLKLLKDVMTRADRIVWRCDPKKHVAGVTYDEVTRLLQGYIENEVDLNNEETCRETCSFYQSTRSEGCYKELYCARQPKCSGRLYNCQFVDSDMWVCPSPKNSTRRYEYIEYENGRTLGQRANCVRGTTKVDSWWRYLFWHCSYCFCMCDEQGLKSDRFFNLREAVSDVKRNRVVTGLRFVKKNRIFHLQIQEGELLPRGGINHTTLSWKPVENYNIFDRDVKKGTDYHTLSYESRSIDLDDVDTDDNSFVVTGVRFRVVGAHLNLEACYSEFDFKTGQLLQPEVNSYWKSNDNTDVSGDSKTRREKVSLSNADVSTRTITYSIPQSRHNQYIEFTNTGMDKDAAQSTVPFMDIQDVISNPPVPLSGIGIYYKGRNGYGGFLGPKIITYDFTPHVQVPKNKF; translated from the exons atggcggcagcggcagctgtccAGGGCCACAGACCCACGGATGTGgtcgtttttgttgtactGCTAGCCCTGGCCACATTGGGGGGAGTCGTCAGCGAGAAGCGCACACCCATTATGCAGGTGGATGCCTTGCGCACCGAGTACATAAGCCTGGAGCGGGATCTCTGGGATTATCTAAAGAAGACGGCCAACAGTCAGAACAACAAGGAGACGCAGCTGCGCAAGATCTTTGTCTCGCATCGCGACTTCAATGAGAAACCCTTCATGGAGCACACCTTTGCCGTGCAGCGCTATGAGATCCTCAAACACTACGAATGGACGATTCTGGAGCGAGAATTGGAGCACATCAGCCAACTATTTGAAGAGTACAAG GACACATTGTCGAAGCAGAACAAcaatggccagggccagctgGATGAGCGTGATATTCTCGATTTCGCCCAAACTGTCTTTCACGAGAGTAATACTGCCCGCATCCTGCAGGAGATACATCGCGTGATGGTCCAGCAAACACTCTACTACAGAGCCATGGTG GCTTCTACAAACGAAATATGCAACACCCAACAGTCGGCGCAACAGTTTGTGTACTCTCTGTATGCGGACATCGCATTGACCGAGCTGAAGGCCTACACCATGATGGAGTTCTCGTGGATGATGCTGCGCGTCTATGGCAAGGGCAATTTCACACAGGAAGCCGAACTGATGCGCACCGACTACGAGCGACGCACGGAGCGTACACTGAAGCTGTTGAAGGATGTGATGACGCGCGCCGATCGCATTGTCTGGCGCTGTGATCCCAAGAAGCATGTGGCTGGCGTTACCTACGACGAGGTGACACGCTTACTGCAGGGCTACATCGAGAACGAGGTGGATCTCAACAACGAGGAGACATGCCGCGAGACCTGCTCCTTCTATCAGTCGACACGCAGCGAAGGCTGCTACAAGGAACTCTACTGCGCCCGTCAGCCCAAGTGCTCGGGCCGACTGTACAACTGCCAGTTTGTCGATTCGGACATGTGGGTGTGCCCCTCGCCGAAGAACAGCACCAGGCGATACGAGTACATCGAGTACGAGAACGGACGGACGCTGGGCCAGCGTGCAAACTGTGTGCGCGGCACAACCAAGGTGGACAGCTGGTGGCGTTACCTTTTCTGGCACTGCAGCTACTGCTTCTGCATGTGCGACGAGCAGGGTCTCAAATCCGATCGTTTCTTCAACCTACGCGAAGCAGTCTCCGATGTGAAGCGCAACAG GGTCGTGACTGGACTGCGTTTTGTGAAGAAGAATCGCATTTTCCATCTGCAGATACAGGAGGGAGAGCTCTTGCCGCGCGGCGGCATCAATCACACGACTCTGTCGTGGAAGCCCGTCGAGAATTATAACATCTTTGATCGTGACGTCAAGAAGGGCACCGACTATCACACACTCAGCTATGAGAGTCGCTCCATTGATCTCGACGATGTCGATACGGATGACAACAGCTTTGTGGTCACTGGTGTGCGTTTTCGTGTGGTGGGTGCCCACCTGAATCTGGAGGCCTGCTACAGCGAATTCGATTTCAAGAcgggccagctgctgcagccggaggTGAACAGCTATTGGAAATCCAACGACAACACCGATGTCAGCGGTGACAGCAAGACGCGCAG GGAGAAAGTAAGCCTTTCGAATGCGGACGTATCCACTCGCACCATTACCTACTCGATACCTCAGTCACGCCACAATCAGTATATTGAGTTCACCAACACGGGCATGGACAAGGATGCGGCTCAGAGTACAGTACCATTTATGGATATACAGGATGTGATATCGAATCCCCCAGTACCACTCTCGGGTATTGGCATCTACTACAAGGGTCGCAACGGCTATGGCGGCTTCCTGGGTCCGAAAATCATCACCTATGACTTTACGCCCCATGTGCAGGTGCCCAAGAACAAATTTTAG